A single candidate division KSB1 bacterium DNA region contains:
- a CDS encoding 2-oxoacid:acceptor oxidoreductase subunit alpha → MQGQKRPRIEVMTGNDACAEGALAAGLRFFAGYPITPSSEIAEILSYRLPQVGGAFIQMEDEIGAMGAVIGASLAGAKAMTATSGPGFSLKQENIGYAAMAEVPCVIVDVQRGGPSTGLPTLPSQMDVMQARWGTHGDHEIIALCPYSVRETFDLTVRAFNLAERFRTPVILLMDEIIAHVNEKVVMPEPGEIEVYERKMPHCPPEEFLPYKFTEDDIPPMASFGTGYRFHVTGLCHDETGFPTNDPVQIDRLIRRLNRKISRHRDLIVEVAEDQLEDAEIGVVAYGSTARAARRAVALARQEGIRVGLLRPLVLWPFPDKEVRALAEKVDHIIVPELNMGQVAHEVEWAACGKAAVHRLNRVDGEPIPPQDILQAIKEVAR, encoded by the coding sequence ATTGAGGTGATGACCGGCAACGATGCCTGTGCCGAAGGTGCGTTGGCGGCAGGGCTCAGGTTCTTCGCCGGCTATCCTATCACCCCATCGTCTGAAATTGCCGAGATTCTCTCCTACCGATTGCCGCAGGTGGGCGGGGCTTTTATACAGATGGAAGACGAGATAGGTGCGATGGGGGCAGTGATCGGCGCCTCGCTTGCCGGCGCGAAGGCGATGACTGCGACCAGTGGACCAGGTTTCTCTCTCAAGCAGGAAAACATCGGCTACGCAGCCATGGCCGAGGTGCCCTGCGTGATCGTCGATGTGCAGCGCGGCGGCCCCAGCACTGGCCTGCCCACCTTGCCTTCGCAAATGGACGTCATGCAGGCCAGGTGGGGTACGCATGGGGACCACGAGATCATCGCCCTGTGTCCCTACAGCGTGCGGGAGACCTTTGATTTGACGGTGCGCGCCTTCAATCTTGCCGAACGCTTCCGCACGCCAGTCATCTTGCTGATGGATGAGATCATTGCTCATGTCAACGAGAAGGTGGTCATGCCTGAACCAGGCGAGATCGAAGTCTACGAGCGCAAAATGCCCCACTGCCCGCCCGAGGAATTTCTGCCTTACAAGTTCACTGAGGACGATATCCCGCCCATGGCCAGTTTCGGCACGGGTTACCGCTTCCACGTGACCGGCCTCTGCCACGACGAGACGGGTTTTCCCACCAATGACCCGGTGCAGATTGATCGCTTGATCAGGCGGCTGAATCGCAAGATCTCGCGCCACCGTGACCTGATCGTGGAGGTGGCGGAGGACCAGCTCGAGGATGCGGAGATTGGGGTGGTAGCCTATGGCTCTACGGCACGTGCGGCACGCCGGGCGGTGGCCCTTGCGCGCCAGGAGGGGATTCGCGTCGGCCTCCTCCGACCCCTGGTGCTCTGGCCCTTCCCTGACAAAGAAGTGCGTGCCCTGGCCGAGAAGGTGGACCACATCATCGTGCCGGAGCTCAACATGGGTCAGGTGGCCCATGAAGTCGAGTGGGCAGCTTGCGGCAAAGCAGCCGTCCACAGGCTGAACCGCGTTGACGGCGAGCCCATCCCACCGCAGGACATCCTGCAGGCGATCAAGGAGGTGGCCAGATGA